In Lysobacter firmicutimachus, one genomic interval encodes:
- the can gene encoding carbonate dehydratase, protein MSSTATSPLEDLLERNREWSERINAEDPEFFARLSRQQAPEYLWIGCSDSRVPANQIIDMAPGEVFVHRNIANVVVHTDLNCLSVIQFAVDVLKVKHILVVGHYGCGGVHAALHSQRVGLADNWLRHVADVADKHAGCIHHAHSDERHDRLCELNVIEQVQNVCLTTIVRDAWTRGQPLAVHGWVYSLRNGLVHDMGIDVDAYDKLDGLYAAAVARVNGYRGDSPR, encoded by the coding sequence ATGAGTAGTACCGCCACCAGTCCGCTCGAAGACCTGCTCGAACGCAACCGCGAATGGTCCGAACGGATCAACGCCGAAGACCCCGAGTTCTTCGCCCGCCTGTCCCGCCAACAAGCGCCGGAGTATCTGTGGATCGGTTGCTCCGATTCGCGCGTGCCGGCCAACCAGATCATCGACATGGCCCCGGGCGAGGTCTTCGTCCACCGCAACATCGCCAACGTGGTCGTGCACACCGACCTCAATTGCCTGTCGGTGATCCAATTCGCGGTCGACGTGCTCAAGGTCAAGCACATCCTGGTGGTCGGCCACTACGGCTGCGGCGGCGTGCACGCCGCCCTGCACAGCCAGCGCGTCGGCCTGGCCGACAACTGGCTGCGCCATGTCGCCGACGTCGCCGACAAGCACGCCGGCTGCATCCACCACGCGCACAGCGACGAGCGCCACGACCGCCTGTGCGAGCTCAACGTGATCGAACAGGTACAGAACGTGTGCCTGACCACCATCGTCCGCGACGCCTGGACCCGCGGCCAGCCGCTGGCCGTGCACGGCTGGGTCTACAGCCTGCGCAACGGCCTGGTCCACGACATGGGCATCGACGTCGACGCCTACGACAAACTCGACGGTCTCTATGCCGCCGCGGTGGCGCGGGTCAACGGCTATCGTGGGGATTCGCCGCGATGA
- a CDS encoding RidA family protein, with the protein MSDAVSAAPRPVGRYPHARRVGDLLFLSGVGPRDAASNAVPGNVHDAEGRLIAYDIELQCRSVFANVRAVLEASGASWDDLVDVTVYLTDMARDFAAYNAVWAEYFPDIERAPCRTTLGITALPTPIAIELKCIARLPTGVAED; encoded by the coding sequence ATGAGCGACGCGGTGAGCGCCGCGCCGCGCCCGGTCGGCCGCTACCCGCACGCGCGCCGGGTCGGCGACCTGCTGTTCCTGTCCGGAGTCGGCCCGCGCGACGCGGCCAGCAACGCCGTGCCCGGCAATGTCCACGACGCCGAGGGCCGGCTGATCGCCTACGACATCGAGCTGCAATGCCGCTCGGTGTTCGCCAACGTACGCGCGGTGCTGGAAGCCAGCGGCGCGTCCTGGGACGACTTGGTCGACGTCACCGTCTACCTGACCGACATGGCGCGCGATTTCGCCGCCTACAACGCGGTCTGGGCCGAGTACTTCCCCGACATCGAACGCGCGCCCTGCCGCACCACCCTGGGCATCACCGCCTTGCCGACCCCGATCGCGATCGAACTCAAATGCATCGCCCGCCTGCCGACGGGCGTCGCCGAGGACTGA
- a CDS encoding 3-hydroxyanthranilate 3,4-dioxygenase: protein MLPGPINLQAWIDEHRHLLKPPVGNKVIYVGDFIVMVVGGPNQRTDYHWDEGPEWFYQLEGEMILRIQEDGAVRDIPIRAGETFLLPPRVPHSPQRLPDSVGLVIERKRLAHEDDGLMWFCERCNHKLYEEFFKLRNIETDFPPVFDRFYSSREHRTCGQCGHLNPAPARYAMPDT from the coding sequence ATGCTGCCCGGCCCGATCAACCTGCAAGCCTGGATCGACGAACACCGCCACCTGCTCAAGCCGCCGGTCGGCAACAAGGTGATCTACGTCGGCGACTTCATCGTCATGGTGGTCGGCGGGCCCAACCAACGCACCGACTACCACTGGGACGAAGGCCCGGAGTGGTTCTACCAGCTCGAGGGCGAGATGATCCTGCGCATTCAGGAGGACGGCGCGGTGCGCGATATTCCGATCCGCGCCGGCGAAACCTTCCTGCTGCCGCCGCGCGTGCCGCATTCGCCGCAACGCCTGCCCGACTCGGTCGGCCTGGTGATCGAGCGCAAGCGCCTGGCGCACGAGGACGACGGCCTGATGTGGTTCTGCGAACGCTGCAACCACAAGCTGTACGAAGAATTCTTCAAGCTGCGCAACATCGAGACCGATTTCCCGCCGGTATTCGACCGCTTCTACTCCTCGCGCGAGCACCGCACCTGCGGCCAGTGCGGGCATTTGAACCCGGCGCCGGCGCGCTACGCGATGCCCGACACCTGA
- a CDS encoding amidohydrolase family protein: MLKIDTHAHYLPRDWPDLARKYGDDRFPVIHHTDDGRHRIYKDGKFFREIWSKTWDPEERIADYARFGVQVQVISTVPVMFSYWAKAHQALDLHQALNEHMAQACRDYPRHYAGIGTVPLQSPRLAVQELERCMDQLGLQGVQIGSHVNDWNLDAPELFEFFQAASELGAAILVHPWDMMGTPSMPKYWLPWLVGMPAEQSRAACCLVFGGVLERLPKLKICLAHGGGSFPYTIGRIEHGFNMRPDLVATDNPRNPRDYLSQFYFDSWVADPRALQYLLDTCGVSRVMLGTDYPFPLGEQSPGAGIASLQLPAADQARLYHGTALEWLGLPKSRFE; encoded by the coding sequence ATGCTCAAGATCGACACCCACGCCCACTACCTGCCGCGCGACTGGCCCGACCTGGCGCGCAAGTACGGCGACGACCGCTTTCCGGTGATCCACCACACCGACGACGGCCGCCACCGCATCTACAAGGACGGCAAGTTCTTCCGCGAGATCTGGTCCAAGACCTGGGACCCGGAAGAACGCATCGCCGACTACGCCCGCTTCGGCGTGCAGGTGCAGGTCATCAGCACCGTGCCGGTGATGTTCAGCTACTGGGCCAAGGCGCACCAGGCGCTGGACCTGCACCAGGCGCTCAACGAGCACATGGCCCAGGCCTGCCGCGACTACCCGCGCCACTACGCCGGCATCGGCACGGTGCCGCTGCAGTCGCCGCGGCTGGCGGTGCAGGAGCTGGAGCGCTGCATGGACCAGCTGGGCCTGCAGGGCGTGCAGATCGGCAGCCACGTCAACGACTGGAACCTCGACGCGCCGGAACTGTTCGAGTTCTTCCAGGCCGCCAGCGAACTCGGCGCGGCGATCTTGGTCCACCCCTGGGACATGATGGGCACGCCGAGCATGCCCAAGTACTGGCTGCCCTGGCTGGTCGGCATGCCGGCCGAACAGTCGCGCGCCGCCTGCTGCCTGGTGTTCGGCGGCGTGCTCGAGCGCCTGCCGAAGCTGAAGATCTGCCTCGCCCACGGCGGCGGCAGCTTCCCCTACACCATCGGCCGGATCGAGCACGGCTTCAACATGCGTCCCGATCTGGTCGCGACCGACAACCCGCGCAATCCGCGCGATTATCTGTCCCAGTTCTATTTCGACTCCTGGGTCGCCGATCCGCGCGCCTTGCAATACCTGCTAGACACCTGCGGCGTGTCGCGGGTCATGCTCGGCACCGACTATCCCTTCCCGCTCGGCGAGCAGTCGCCCGGCGCCGGCATCGCCTCGCTGCAGCTGCCGGCCGCCGATCAGGCCCGGCTCTACCACGGCACCGCGCTGGAATGGCTGGGACTGCCGAAGTCGCGCTTCGAATGA
- a CDS encoding 5-carboxymethyl-2-hydroxymuconate Delta-isomerase encodes MPHLTLHYTANLAGFDADAALAAINRVLADSGHFDEVSIKSRALRLDHYRIGTADAGRGFVHVQLKILPGRDAAVRAALSQAVLDALRTLLPASAGAAEFQLCVEVDEIVADVYRKHVLAPDPL; translated from the coding sequence ATGCCGCACCTGACCCTGCACTACACCGCCAACCTCGCCGGCTTCGACGCCGATGCCGCGCTGGCGGCGATCAACCGCGTCCTCGCCGACAGCGGTCATTTCGATGAGGTCTCGATCAAGAGCCGGGCTCTGCGCCTGGATCACTACCGGATCGGCACCGCCGATGCCGGCCGCGGTTTCGTCCACGTCCAGCTCAAGATCCTGCCCGGCCGCGACGCTGCGGTGCGCGCGGCGTTGTCGCAGGCCGTGCTCGACGCGCTGCGCACGCTGTTGCCGGCTTCGGCCGGCGCGGCCGAATTCCAACTCTGCGTCGAAGTCGACGAGATCGTCGCCGACGTTTATCGCAAACATGTACTCGCACCGGACCCGCTTTGA
- the kynU gene encoding kynureninase, with product MTDLHSAAHAAALDAADPLPSLRDQFLVPRHGGAEQAYFVGNSLGLQPRGARAHVEEVLDKWATEAVEGHFTGQAQWMPYHELVREPLARLVGAQPQEVVAMNSLTANLHLMMVSFYRPTRERPAILIEAGSFPSDRYAVASQIAFHGFDPATDLIELEPDRPGGLISMERIERAIAEHGPRLALVLWPGVQYRTGQAFDLAEIARLAHAQGALCGFDLAHGVGNLDLRLHDSGADFAVWCHYKYVNAGPGAVAGCFVHQRHADTDRPRFAGWWGHQAATRFRMGPEFVPTVGAEGWQLSNPPILGLAPLRASLALFDRVGMAALRDKSRRLTGYLEALIRTRLQQTLDIVTPADPAQRGCQLSLRVIGGRGLVGREAGRALFDHLAAHGVLGDWREPDVIRISPAPLYNTHADVQRFAATVEAWVHPA from the coding sequence ATGACCGACCTGCATTCCGCGGCCCACGCCGCCGCCCTGGACGCCGCCGATCCGTTGCCGAGCCTGCGCGATCAGTTCCTGGTCCCGCGCCACGGCGGCGCCGAACAGGCGTATTTCGTCGGCAACTCGCTCGGCCTGCAGCCGCGCGGGGCCCGCGCCCACGTCGAGGAAGTGCTGGACAAGTGGGCGACCGAGGCGGTGGAAGGCCACTTCACCGGCCAGGCGCAGTGGATGCCCTACCACGAGCTGGTGCGCGAGCCGCTGGCGCGCCTGGTCGGCGCGCAGCCGCAGGAAGTGGTGGCGATGAACTCGCTGACCGCCAACCTGCATTTGATGATGGTCAGCTTCTACCGCCCGACCCGCGAGCGGCCGGCGATCCTGATCGAGGCCGGCAGCTTTCCGTCGGATCGCTACGCGGTGGCTTCGCAGATCGCCTTCCACGGTTTCGACCCGGCCACCGACCTGATCGAGCTCGAACCCGACCGCCCCGGCGGCCTGATCTCGATGGAACGCATCGAACGCGCCATCGCCGAGCACGGCCCGCGCCTGGCGTTGGTGCTGTGGCCGGGCGTGCAGTACCGCACCGGGCAAGCCTTCGACCTGGCCGAAATCGCCCGCCTCGCCCACGCCCAGGGCGCGCTGTGCGGCTTCGACCTCGCTCACGGCGTCGGCAACCTCGACCTGCGCCTGCACGACAGCGGCGCCGATTTCGCGGTCTGGTGCCATTACAAGTACGTCAACGCCGGCCCCGGCGCGGTCGCCGGCTGTTTCGTCCACCAACGCCATGCCGACACCGACCGGCCGCGCTTCGCCGGCTGGTGGGGCCACCAGGCCGCGACCCGCTTCCGCATGGGGCCGGAATTCGTCCCCACCGTCGGTGCCGAAGGCTGGCAGCTCAGCAACCCGCCGATCCTCGGCCTGGCGCCGCTGCGCGCCTCGCTGGCGCTGTTCGACCGGGTCGGCATGGCGGCGCTGCGCGACAAGTCGCGGCGTCTGACCGGTTACTTGGAAGCGCTGATCCGCACGCGCCTGCAACAGACCCTGGACATCGTGACCCCGGCCGACCCGGCCCAGCGCGGTTGCCAGCTCTCGCTGCGGGTGATCGGCGGCCGCGGCTTGGTCGGCCGCGAGGCCGGCCGCGCCTTGTTCGACCACCTCGCCGCGCACGGCGTGTTGGGCGACTGGCGCGAACCGGACGTGATCCGGATCTCGCCGGCGCCGTTGTACAACACCCATGCCGACGTGCAGCGCTTCGCGGCGACCGTCGAAGCCTGGGTCCATCCCGCCTGA
- a CDS encoding NAD(P)/FAD-dependent oxidoreductase: MNNAAPKHLTIIGAGLAGALLATLLARRGWQVDVYEKRGDPRQQGYQGGRSINLALAERGRHALRLAGADDAVMAQAVMMRGRMVHFLDGRTDLQRYGRDDSEVIWSVHRGELNLILLQIAEDAGAQLHFHRGLHSVDFERRLAVFHDDRDGSSHEIVFDSLVGADGAGSALRGAMKQAADLGERTEFLGHSYKELEIPPAADGGFSIEPNALHIWPRGRYMCIALPNDERTFTVTLFLPNEGEPSFASVRSGADARALFERDFADALPLIPQLEEDFERNPTGLLATLYLDRWHLDDRAVLLGDAAHAMVPFHGQGMNCAFEDCVALAERLLADDDRARAFAEFQARRLPSARAIQAMALENYLEMRDRVDDDDYLLQRALERELAERHPDRFMPRYAMVTFHRMPYEVAFERGQRQRELLVELTRGHDSLGSLDWDAVDATVCARLSPLPTDE, encoded by the coding sequence TTGAACAACGCCGCTCCCAAGCACCTCACCATCATCGGCGCCGGCCTCGCCGGCGCCCTGCTCGCCACCCTGCTCGCCCGCCGCGGCTGGCAGGTGGACGTGTACGAGAAGCGCGGCGATCCGCGCCAGCAGGGTTACCAGGGCGGACGCTCGATCAACCTGGCCCTGGCCGAGCGCGGCCGCCACGCGCTGCGCTTGGCCGGGGCGGACGATGCGGTGATGGCGCAGGCAGTGATGATGCGCGGCCGCATGGTCCACTTCCTCGACGGCCGCACCGACCTGCAGCGCTACGGCCGCGACGACAGCGAAGTGATCTGGTCGGTGCATCGCGGCGAGCTCAATCTGATCCTGCTGCAGATCGCCGAGGACGCCGGTGCGCAGCTGCACTTCCATCGCGGCCTGCACTCGGTTGATTTCGAGCGCCGGCTGGCGGTGTTCCACGACGACCGCGACGGCAGCTCCCACGAGATCGTGTTCGACAGCCTGGTCGGCGCGGACGGCGCAGGCTCGGCCCTGCGCGGGGCGATGAAGCAGGCCGCCGACCTGGGCGAGCGCACCGAATTCCTCGGCCATTCCTACAAGGAGCTGGAGATCCCGCCGGCCGCCGACGGCGGCTTCAGCATCGAACCCAACGCCCTGCACATCTGGCCGCGCGGCCGCTACATGTGCATCGCCCTGCCCAACGACGAGCGCACCTTCACCGTCACGCTGTTCCTGCCCAACGAAGGCGAGCCGAGCTTCGCCAGCGTGCGCAGCGGCGCCGACGCGCGGGCTTTGTTCGAACGCGATTTCGCCGACGCGCTGCCGCTGATTCCGCAATTGGAAGAGGACTTCGAGCGCAATCCGACCGGCTTGCTGGCAACCCTGTACCTGGACCGCTGGCACCTGGACGACCGCGCCGTGCTGCTCGGCGACGCCGCGCACGCGATGGTGCCGTTCCACGGCCAGGGCATGAACTGCGCATTCGAGGACTGCGTGGCCCTGGCCGAGCGCCTGCTCGCCGACGACGATCGCGCCCGCGCCTTCGCCGAGTTCCAGGCCCGGCGCCTGCCCAGCGCGCGCGCGATCCAGGCCATGGCGCTGGAAAACTATCTGGAGATGCGCGACCGGGTCGACGACGACGACTACCTGCTGCAACGCGCCCTGGAGCGCGAGCTGGCCGAGCGCCACCCGGACCGGTTCATGCCGCGCTACGCCATGGTCACCTTCCACCGCATGCCTTACGAAGTCGCGTTCGAGCGCGGCCAGCGCCAGCGCGAACTGCTGGTCGAACTGACCCGCGGCCACGACAGCCTGGGCAGCCTGGACTGGGACGCGGTCGACGCGACCGTGTGCGCGCGCCTGAGCCCGCTGCCCACGGACGAGTGA
- the sbcB gene encoding exodeoxyribonuclease I translates to MAASFLFYDLETFGADPRTTRIAQFAAIRTDPDLNPVETPISVFVKPADDLLPSPIATLITGIAPQDALRDGVGEAEIFARIFDEMARPQTCSAGYNSLRFDDEFVRHGLFRNFYDPYEREWRNGNSRWDLLDVLRLAHALRPDGVVWPQREDGATSFKLEHLAEANGVREGDAHEALSDVRALIGIARKFKTAQPRLWEYALRLRDKRFAAGLLDVIGMTPVLHVSQRYPAARLCAAPVLPLARHPRIDNRVLVFDLAQDPLALLNLAPDEIADRLYTPTADLPEGEERIALKEVHLNRCPSLIAWNHLRPADFDRLRIDPSQVERRAAQIREAGPELVEKVRCVYAQDSAREPGDVDGSLYDAFINEADKRLFRIVRSTAPEALNSVVFDFRDARLPELLFRYRARNWPHTLDAGERRRWDDYRRRRLTQDAGLAEYGFERFGAELQQARAMAGEDGAKQVLLDRLQAWAAEIERSLG, encoded by the coding sequence ATGGCCGCGAGCTTCCTGTTCTACGACCTGGAAACCTTCGGCGCCGATCCGCGCACGACGCGCATCGCCCAGTTCGCCGCGATCCGCACCGACCCCGACCTCAACCCGGTCGAGACGCCGATCAGCGTGTTCGTCAAGCCCGCCGACGACCTGCTGCCCTCGCCGATCGCCACCCTGATCACCGGCATCGCGCCGCAGGACGCGCTGCGCGACGGCGTCGGCGAGGCCGAAATCTTCGCCCGCATCTTCGACGAGATGGCGCGCCCGCAGACTTGCAGCGCCGGCTACAACTCGCTGCGTTTCGACGACGAATTCGTCCGCCACGGCCTGTTCCGCAACTTCTACGACCCGTACGAGCGCGAGTGGCGCAACGGCAATTCGCGCTGGGACCTGCTCGATGTGCTGCGCTTGGCGCACGCGCTGCGCCCGGACGGCGTGGTCTGGCCGCAACGCGAGGACGGCGCGACCTCGTTCAAGCTCGAACACCTGGCCGAGGCCAACGGCGTGCGCGAAGGCGACGCGCACGAGGCCTTGTCCGACGTGCGCGCCCTGATCGGCATCGCGCGCAAGTTCAAGACCGCGCAGCCGCGTCTGTGGGAGTACGCCCTGCGCCTGCGCGACAAGCGCTTCGCCGCCGGCTTGCTCGACGTCATCGGCATGACTCCGGTGCTGCATGTCTCCCAGCGCTATCCGGCCGCGCGGCTGTGCGCCGCGCCGGTGCTGCCGCTGGCGCGGCACCCGCGCATCGACAACCGGGTGCTGGTGTTCGACTTGGCCCAGGACCCGCTGGCGCTGCTGAACCTGGCGCCGGACGAGATCGCCGACCGTCTGTACACGCCGACCGCCGACCTGCCCGAGGGCGAGGAGCGGATCGCGCTCAAGGAAGTGCACCTCAACCGCTGTCCGTCGCTGATCGCCTGGAACCATCTGCGTCCGGCCGATTTCGACCGGCTTCGGATCGACCCGTCCCAGGTCGAGCGCCGCGCCGCGCAAATCCGCGAGGCCGGGCCGGAGCTGGTCGAGAAAGTCCGCTGCGTCTACGCCCAGGACTCGGCGCGCGAGCCCGGCGATGTCGACGGCTCGCTCTACGATGCCTTCATCAACGAAGCCGACAAGCGCCTGTTCCGGATCGTCCGCAGCACCGCGCCGGAAGCGCTGAACAGCGTGGTCTTCGACTTCCGCGACGCACGCTTGCCCGAGCTGCTGTTCCGCTACCGGGCGCGCAACTGGCCGCATACCCTGGACGCCGGCGAACGCCGGCGCTGGGACGACTACCGGCGCCGGCGCCTGACCCAGGACGCTGGCCTGGCCGAATACGGGTTCGAGCGCTTCGGCGCCGAACTGCAGCAGGCCCGCGCGATGGCCGGCGAGGACGGCGCCAAGCAGGTGCTGCTGGACCGGCTGCAGGCCTGGGCGGCGGAGATCGAGCGCAGCCTGGGCTGA
- a CDS encoding DUF2461 domain-containing protein, with protein sequence MPSYFSEASFKFLRSLARNNNREWFHAHKAAFEERVRGPFLRLLTDLQPVLAQVSEHYRSEPKNVGGSLFRIQRDTRFANDKAPYKTHQGARLFHERGRQIEAPSFYIHLQGGECFIAAGVWHPQPDTLRKIRHFVLDNPGSWKAAAYAPAFRKRFDLDDSEMLTRAPRGFPAEFEFADDLRRKNFVALRAIDDATMTGPRLLSTLEKDLQGLAPFTDYLCAALDLEF encoded by the coding sequence ATGCCCAGCTACTTCTCCGAGGCCAGCTTCAAATTCCTGCGTTCGCTGGCGCGCAACAACAACCGCGAATGGTTCCACGCCCACAAGGCGGCCTTCGAGGAGCGCGTACGCGGCCCCTTCCTGCGCCTGCTGACCGATCTGCAACCGGTGCTGGCGCAGGTCAGCGAGCACTACCGCAGCGAGCCCAAGAACGTCGGCGGCTCGTTGTTCCGGATCCAGCGCGATACCCGCTTCGCCAACGACAAGGCGCCGTACAAGACCCATCAGGGCGCGCGGCTGTTCCACGAGCGCGGGCGCCAGATCGAAGCGCCCTCGTTCTACATCCACCTGCAGGGCGGCGAGTGCTTCATCGCCGCCGGCGTCTGGCATCCGCAGCCGGACACCCTGCGCAAGATCCGCCATTTCGTCCTCGACAACCCGGGCAGTTGGAAAGCGGCCGCCTACGCGCCCGCGTTCCGCAAGCGCTTCGACCTCGACGACAGCGAAATGCTGACCCGCGCCCCGCGCGGCTTCCCGGCCGAGTTCGAATTCGCCGACGACCTGCGGCGCAAGAATTTCGTCGCCCTGCGCGCCATCGACGACGCCACCATGACCGGCCCGCGCCTGCTGTCTACCCTGGAAAAAGACCTGCAGGGCCTGGCGCCGTTCACCGACTACCTGTGCGCGGCGCTGGACCTGGAATTCTGA
- a CDS encoding MFS transporter: protein MPADFRRYALFYLGYYGVLGAYTPYIGRWVASHGHGGYAVGAMLALWYGGRIVAPPTWARWVARSPRPGHWLFAGCLLAALIFAGFLRYDGGLALFAVMGLFAVCFNAVMPQFEAMTLNALGPRNHDYGQIRMWGSIGFLLVAASYGWLLDRLGDDVFIWLTLPWLALTAFAAWLHRADPAQPPPAADAPRDALWRRPGMRPLLITVLLVQLGFGPFYVFYTLHLQAHGHDGFAVGLLWAIGVLCEIAMFWQAPRLVQRFGAPRLIAACILATAVRWVLVAAFAGSFAWMALAQVSHALSFAAFHAGTMRRMAELFPQRRDMAAAQGLLYGFSGGIGGVLGAGMAALAWQRGGGALAFAAGAACSAAALAVHVSMQRRRTEAHA from the coding sequence GTGCCCGCCGACTTCCGCCGCTACGCCCTGTTCTACCTCGGCTACTACGGCGTGCTCGGCGCCTACACGCCCTACATCGGCCGCTGGGTCGCCAGCCACGGCCACGGCGGCTACGCGGTCGGCGCGATGCTGGCGCTGTGGTACGGCGGCCGCATCGTGGCGCCGCCGACCTGGGCGCGTTGGGTCGCGCGCAGCCCGCGCCCGGGCCATTGGCTGTTCGCCGGCTGCCTGCTCGCGGCGCTGATCTTCGCCGGCTTCCTGCGTTACGACGGCGGCTTGGCGTTGTTCGCGGTGATGGGGCTGTTCGCGGTCTGCTTCAATGCGGTGATGCCGCAGTTCGAGGCCATGACCCTCAACGCGCTCGGCCCGCGCAATCACGACTACGGCCAGATCCGCATGTGGGGCTCGATCGGCTTCCTGCTGGTCGCGGCCAGTTACGGCTGGCTCCTCGACCGGCTCGGCGACGACGTCTTCATCTGGCTCACCCTGCCCTGGCTGGCGCTGACTGCGTTCGCGGCCTGGCTGCATCGCGCCGATCCGGCGCAGCCGCCGCCGGCGGCCGACGCGCCGCGCGACGCCTTGTGGCGGCGCCCGGGGATGCGCCCGCTGCTGATCACCGTGCTGCTGGTGCAACTGGGCTTCGGCCCGTTCTACGTGTTCTACACCCTGCATCTGCAGGCGCACGGCCACGACGGCTTCGCGGTCGGCCTGCTGTGGGCGATCGGCGTGCTGTGCGAGATCGCGATGTTCTGGCAGGCGCCGCGGTTGGTGCAGCGCTTCGGCGCGCCGCGCCTGATCGCCGCCTGCATCCTCGCCACCGCCGTGCGCTGGGTGCTGGTCGCCGCCTTCGCCGGCTCGTTCGCCTGGATGGCGCTGGCCCAGGTCAGCCACGCGCTGAGCTTCGCCGCATTCCACGCCGGCACGATGCGGCGCATGGCCGAACTGTTCCCGCAACGGCGCGACATGGCCGCGGCGCAGGGCCTGCTGTACGGCTTCAGCGGCGGCATCGGCGGCGTGCTCGGCGCCGGCATGGCCGCGCTGGCCTGGCAACGCGGCGGCGGCGCCCTGGCCTTCGCCGCCGGCGCAGCCTGCTCGGCGGCCGCACTCGCCGTGCACGTGTCGATGCAACGTCGCCGCACCGAAGCCCACGCCTGA
- a CDS encoding DUF4785 domain-containing protein → MRTILTLALLAAVADAFAADAPMLPPASADQVPQRLSALAAPKAAIERAPVRFSWALDPYAPLTADTQPSVVESREYWQEADGAELQRGLDLSTSAPGALIRVSPVAGAAQVPADAVQLRRAGRPVALAQRNDAAQLQAAGLQVADGSAAVQLADEAGPGHYALQVAQARGRYLVHVYEPHSPVRLHASLSRDRALAGGRSEVIVDLSDGPRQIADAQGSALLVAPSGRSWPVPLRRGRDGRLRAPVALPADAGDQPPGLWEVQVFAAAGDVQRDVRTALAVAQPTARLEGRYAFDPRRMSFDLPVRAASPGRYEVRGTLYASGPDRALRPVAIAHSAQWLDRGQGRIELAFDRQQLPSGFGAPFELRQLELNDQSRLAPVERRERAARIGR, encoded by the coding sequence ATGCGAACGATCCTGACTCTCGCACTGCTCGCCGCAGTCGCCGATGCCTTCGCCGCCGATGCGCCGATGCTGCCGCCGGCGAGCGCCGACCAGGTGCCGCAGCGGCTGAGCGCGCTGGCCGCGCCCAAGGCCGCGATCGAGCGCGCACCGGTGCGCTTCTCTTGGGCGCTGGACCCGTATGCGCCGCTGACCGCGGATACGCAACCGAGCGTGGTCGAGAGCCGCGAGTACTGGCAAGAGGCCGACGGCGCCGAGTTGCAGCGCGGCCTGGACCTGTCCACCAGCGCGCCGGGCGCCCTGATCCGGGTCAGCCCGGTCGCCGGCGCGGCGCAGGTACCCGCCGATGCGGTGCAACTGCGTCGCGCCGGCCGGCCGGTCGCGCTGGCCCAGCGCAACGACGCGGCGCAATTGCAGGCCGCCGGGCTGCAGGTCGCCGACGGCAGCGCCGCGGTGCAACTGGCCGACGAAGCCGGCCCGGGTCACTACGCCCTGCAGGTCGCGCAGGCGCGCGGCCGCTACCTGGTGCACGTGTACGAACCGCACAGCCCGGTGCGCCTGCACGCATCGCTGAGCCGCGACCGCGCCCTGGCCGGCGGCCGCAGCGAGGTGATCGTCGACCTCAGCGACGGCCCGCGCCAGATCGCCGACGCGCAAGGCAGCGCCTTGCTGGTCGCGCCCTCGGGCCGCAGCTGGCCGGTGCCGCTGCGCCGCGGCCGCGACGGCCGCCTGCGCGCGCCGGTGGCGCTGCCGGCCGATGCCGGCGACCAACCGCCGGGACTGTGGGAGGTTCAGGTGTTCGCCGCCGCCGGCGACGTCCAGCGCGACGTGCGCACCGCGCTCGCGGTGGCCCAGCCGACCGCGCGCCTGGAAGGCCGCTACGCCTTCGACCCGCGCCGCATGAGCTTCGATCTGCCGGTCCGCGCCGCCTCGCCGGGCCGCTACGAAGTACGCGGCACGCTGTACGCCAGCGGCCCCGACCGCGCTCTGCGCCCGGTCGCCATCGCCCACAGCGCACAGTGGCTGGACCGCGGCCAGGGCCGGATCGAATTGGCCTTCGACCGCCAGCAACTGCCGTCCGGCTTCGGCGCACCGTTCGAACTGCGCCAGCTCGAACTCAACGACCAGAGCCGCCTGGCCCCGGTCGAGCGGCGCGAACGCGCCGCGCGAATCGGGCGCTGA